Below is a window of Triticum urartu cultivar G1812 unplaced genomic scaffold, Tu2.1 TuUngrouped_contig_5108, whole genome shotgun sequence DNA.
AACTAACATTTTTGAAAGTATGCCAcaaaaaaatttcagaattttttgaaatatttttGATATTACTGTTCATACCAGGAGCATTTGCTCCTAGGTGTAGAAACTCCACGTCCGTGTAAACCTGTACTCTCGGCCTCTATCTGAGTTGGGTGGCAGTGCATGTCTATCTTTTATCCCGTTGCGACCCATTAACTTCGTGCTAACTTTTGGCTGTTTACCCAAACGTGACACCTAGTTTTCACTAAGAAAAACTCATGTACACTGAAATTGGGGATGTGGATGGATGAATACTGTCGTCTACCGTGTGAGGGCCCGTCCCTTTCACGGTCCCAAACACAAATAAGAATGAAaacgaaagaaaaaaaatggaGGTCGTCTAGTGAGCGGTCGTCTCCTTTTTCTCCGTCCCAAGCCAGAGTATTTAGAGTGTTGGGAGTAGTGGCTTCTGCATAGTTAGTCTGAACTCTAAACTTCTGAATTCTATGGCCAAAATTGGCTTTGTTCATTTGTTCAGCCGTATAATCCAGTGAGAGGCCAGTCATAATTAGTAGACTTTCAGAAATACAGAGTTGTCGGCTCATGTTTATTATGCAGGACTTTCTGCCAAATTGCACCGCGTTGGCCCACAATGGTGGGTGCTAAGTATTCCCTCCGTCCGATAATCCTTGTTGGAGAAATGAATAAAAATGGATGTATTTTGAACAAAAAtatatctagatacatccatttctccGACAAATATTTCCGGACCGAGAGAGTATTATTCAGTGCTTTATGCAAGAGATAGTCCGTATAAtgcgctcggggctcggcctatGTAGCTCTGCCATGTGAGGGCCCGTCCCACAAAAGAAAAACCAACACGCTCGTAGCTACTTCTCCCTTTATTGAGTAACCTTTGTTTTTAAAACTCAAAATTTTCATTAATTATTTCTTTAAATGTTCCCAAAATTTATAATACCTATCCCTTATGGGAATCGAACCCGTGTCTTCGACATGAAAAGATGATGTCCTAACCTCTGGACGAAAGGGACCAAAAAGCTATTTTTCATATACTTAAGAGAAGAAAAGTGGTTCCTTTTCTTTCTATACGAAATACTTGATGCACTTATTGAATGGAAACTTGAATTGAGAGAAAAGGTGTGCTACGCTTCTTCATTCTCGTAActcaatcaatatcaagaacataAAGAGTTTGTATAGAGATGGATTTCTCTTCAGTTCCAAGACTTTTTTTTGAATGGCTCGTGTTGCGCTAGTGACACGTATACTTAAGAGAAGAGAAGTGGTTCCTTTTCTTTCTATACGAAATACTTGATGCACTTATTGAATGGAAACTTGAATTGAGAGAAAAGGTGTGCTACGCCATAAGATTAAAAATACTCAAAAAATTGATtttattttcatgaatttagAAAGTCCCATGATTACTTTAAAACAGTTTATTGAATTGCAGAAATGCTCATGCATTTTAAAATCATGGATTTTTAAAAATGCTTATGATATTTTAAGCGTGCATGAATTTAAGAAAGTCAATGTATTAGAAAAAAAGGACCGTAGAATGAAAAGTGACAAACACAAATAAAAATCAAAAGGAAAGAAAAAATGGAAGAAAACAGATGATAATCACCAGAGAAAAGGCAATTACTTGAAAAAACCCGCCAAGAACCAGCCGCGACTCGCGCTGTAATTGGGGCTGGCCCATAACGCTCATTCTAGCCCGCTATCCGGGTTTTGGACCTTCCAATGCCTCTGCATAGAAGTGATTTTCCATGCACTGGCCAATCTAAACTGCATATCTGTCTGAATAAAATTTGTTACCCAAAAAAAATCTGAATAAAATATGTGAACTCCAAGTTTGAACTCAAATTCGCCCTTGTAAAGAAAAACATTTACGCAATTTCTAAAAAAACGCAACTGAGTCTTTTCTATGTTACGCAGTGACAAGTAGCCTGCCAGGTTGTACCGAGATTAGAATCTAGCTAGATAGAAGACATGAGGACAAAGATGCCGGAACCGAAATGATCAGGCTAAGCATCTTGGTTCCAGTCACATCACGGGGCCATGGAGGTCATGGTCATGGCTTACCCCGTCAAAGGGAAACTCTGAAATTTTTATAAGTCATGGCTTACCAGTCAAAGGGGTCACTCGCGGAATTCGTAGACAATGACCGTTCGCCCCagttttccagtcaaatgttcaCCGCTCACTCTGCCGTCCGTCCCCATATATTAGACCACCGTATTCTCTCATAGGTGTAGCCTATGCCCCCCTTTTCTGTTCACTACAATCTTTTCAAATCTTCTGTTCCCATGGTACCGAGTTGCTGGTTCTTCCGGGCCCTGTGGCTACCACTGGTGCTCGCGGTGGCTGCGGCCGAGGAACAAGGGGAAGCCTGCTCGGGCTCGGCCAAGATGTGCGGCAACCTCACCATCTCCCGCCCGTTCTGGCTCACGGACTGGGAAAAGGGAAGACCATGTGGTCACCCAGACTTTGAGGTCTCTTGCGTTAACGGCAGTTCATTTCTAAGGAGCTCTATGCCCTTTAGCGGTGGCTTTGCAGTCGTCAACATCTCTTACCAGGAGGAaagcttgcacgtggttgatagTGGCAAGCTGTACTTGTTGCTGGACGCCTCCAACAGCTGCCGAGTACCGATCTGGAACACCTCTGCCAAGCTCGGCGTCTCGTTCAGCGTCAATCCCGGCAATCTGAGCCTCATCGTGTACAATTGCACGGAGGAGGGCGCGGCGGCAGCCGTGGCTCGTCGGGATAGAGAGCTGGTGCAGACGGGACTGAGGTGCGGGAACGAGAGCGAGGTGCTTGCCCGCGCGGGAGTGCGTTACGACGCCACCGGAAACTACTCTGGCTACGCTTTGGAGGGCTGCGACGCTAGCATCGTGCCGGTGCTGGGCTCGTCGTCGGGCAGGACGAACGCGAGCGACTACATGCAGCTCATCAAGGATGGCTTTCTCCTCAgatgggtgcgcccccctacctttgCACGTAAGTTCACCCGCCGCAAATCATCTCTTTAATCCACTTCCTGGATAGCTATTAGCTAGCTAGAACGCTTGGAAACCGGGCAATCAACCGGGCTAttagctactccctccgtccaataATATAAGAGGGTTCAGTTGATCGTGCCGCGTGTCctgcttgcctaaggtgtggggCGATTTGCCTATACTAGTCAaattgtgacatgcttgttttTATTAGATATATTTTCCGAATCACTTATACTAGTATATCTTGGCAGCATGATGGCATGCAAACCTCGTGCTAGTTACTTACACCTGTCCACTAAGCGTGTGCGGTTGTCTCCTTCCTCCGTCCCAAGCCAGAGTACTTAGAGTTGAGAATGAGTGGCTTTTGCATAGTTAGTCTGAACTCTGAACTTCTGAAGTCTATGGCCAAAATTGGCTTCGTTCATTTGTTTAGGAGTATAATCCAGTGAGAGAGAGCCCAGTCCGAAATAGACTTTCAAACATATGGACTTGTGGGCTAATGTTTATTTCTTGAAATTTACGACCGAATTGCACCGCCTTTCCCCACAATGGTGGGCATCACTTTACTCAATGGATGGTCTATATAACGCGCTCTGGGCTTGCCCCATATAGTGCTGCCGTGTGAGGGCCCGTCCCATCAGAAGAAAAAACGGCGCGTTCGTAGCTACTTCTTCTTATGTAGAAAACCGGTTATTTAGTACCTTTTGTTTTTAAATTCAAATTGTTCATATTATTTCTAAAAATGTTCTCAATTTTTGTAATATATTTCATAAGTTCAAAAATACTAACAAAATTGAAGAAAATGCTGATGAATTTAGAAACTCTCATGGTTATTTCAAAACAGTTTATTGAATTATAGAAGTGCTCATGATATTTTAAACGTAAACAAAACCAGTGATGATCATTAGAGAATTgtaaagaaagaagaaaaaatgTAAGAAAACTGATGATGATCATTAGAAAAAAAAAGGAATTGAAAAAACCACCAAGAACCAGCTGCGAAATTGCGGCCGGGCCATCACGCTCGCTACCATGCGATTTAGTGACAAAGTGTTACAACAATTGGTGAATACGAATTTCCCGCAATGGTGGAGTCTGGTCAGCGCAGCCCTGAATCCGGGTTTTGAACCTTAGCCTTTGGCCGTGGCATTACAATTCCTCTGAATAAAAGTGATTTTCCATACGCCAGCCAATCTAAATTGTAGATCTATCTGAATAAAATTAGTTCCCCAAAAATATCTCATTGAAAATGTGTGAACTCCAAATTTGAACATC
It encodes the following:
- the LOC125528787 gene encoding uncharacterized protein LOC125528787; this encodes MPPFSVHYNLFKSSVPMVPSCWFFRALWLPLVLAVAAAEEQGEACSGSAKMCGNLTISRPFWLTDWEKGRPCGHPDFEVSCVNGSSFLRSSMPFSGGFAVVNISYQEESLHVVDSGKLYLLLDASNSCRVPIWNTSAKLGVSFSVNPGNLSLIVYNCTEEGAAAAVARRDRELVQTGLRCGNESEVLARAGVRYDATGNYSGYALEGCDASIVPVLGSSSGRTNASDYMQLIKDGFLLRWVRPPTFARKFTRRKSSL